The Anabrus simplex isolate iqAnaSimp1 chromosome 1, ASM4041472v1, whole genome shotgun sequence genome window below encodes:
- the LOC136873038 gene encoding protein PET100 homolog, mitochondrial: MGGWVLEVAKMALYLSFPVGMFHYFNQPEYFENWVTKTRRELYPPENVSHREEIQDCIRKLELKRERELLKILEENENKASITK, from the coding sequence ATGGGAGGCTGGGTCTTAGAAGTTGCTAAAATGGCTTTGTATCTGTCGTTCCCTGTTGGAATGTTTCATTACTTTAACCAACCAGAGTATTTTGAGAACTGGGTGACCAAGACAAGGAGAGAGTTGTATCCTCCAGAAAATGTTTCACATCGTGAAGAAATACAGGACTGTATAAGAAAACTTGAACTGAAAAGAGAACGTGAACTTCTGAAAATtttggaagaaaatgaaaataaagccAGTATTACAAAGTGA